One stretch of Armigeres subalbatus isolate Guangzhou_Male chromosome 2, GZ_Asu_2, whole genome shotgun sequence DNA includes these proteins:
- the LOC134210469 gene encoding uncharacterized protein LOC134210469 — protein sequence MSKGSNSRLSDPNETAYNCGKCHRPDEDESQMVFCDNCQVWFHFGCQGVTSAVQEDNDWVCNDCVGDSNGATAIGAEENELLEAEREIARERERLAALIERKKRVASMKLELKKEKREAMWQLEKQELEAKAVAEEEFNKKKKTEQSKIQRRIDKALAERVQLEKEQSTIRFCRKTSTPTVGLGNAQENVRSSKVNADATRAGNVHTSESASNSESDSGDDASANGDEVEVVPTKAQLSARQFLARRLPTFTGKAEEWSIFITSYEASTKACGFSNLENLVRLQECLKGAALEAVGSRLLLPQFVPKVIQELREQFGQPEQILETLLVKVRSADAPKTEKPASYITFGRLVQQLCDHMEATRLEEHLINPLLISELAKKLPPSTKMDWIRYKRGQLGDGKRVTLRTMADFLAEIVSVATEAINLVDGQPSSSRVCNPERNRERSKVKQQGAFVNVHNEDERTVRDTEPQKRIPCVKCGETNHRLRNCEDFLKLDPAQRLKAVERWQLCKSCLNAHGDSKCKMNIRCKVANCNATHNTLLHQLYAHSSCNMHSSIVQTSVIFRVVPVMVYNGSKAVKILAFLDEGSSYTLIEDSVAEELGCDGIVQPLRVSWTSGMTRLERESKIIDLALSSLDSTQKTVVRSAHTVRELGLPKQTMRFAEFAMQYQHLRGLKVADYPMETPRILIGLKHLHLFAPLESRVGNPGEPIAVRSALGWTVYGPQEKSQQNSTFVGHHTCASVSNEELYRILKSHYVVEDSAVMVDVIPESDDDRRAREILEGTTVRIGQRFQSGLLWRDADIKFPDSYGMAEKRMKSLEKRLARNPMLQQNVQRQMEEYIEKGYCHKATKEELQTTERHKAWYLPLNIVLNPKKPGKVRLVWDAAAAVQGVSLNSALLKGPDLLVSLPSVISQFRERRIGFGGDIREMFHQVRIRPEDRQAQRFLFGGEVYVMDCAIFGASCSPSQALYVMQKNAKEFTKEYPRAVEAVVKKHYVDDYFDSADTVEEAVKQAEDVRDIHSRGGFQIRNWVSNAEEVLVKLGERQTSQEIHFHRDKETEFERVLGLVWNTRQDVFTFSTQIREDLQPFLIGGHRPTKRIVLSCVMSFFDPLGLLALFTIHGRIIVQDLWRSGCNWDDTIDEEAMARWIRWTACLNDVAAVRIPRYYFGNGALLDYDSLQLHIFVDASENAYGAVGYFRISAAGVPRCSLVQARSKVAPIKPHSIPRMELMAAVLGARLKDTILTSHNLQVKRLFFWTDSRTVRSWITSDARKYRQFVAFRIGDIVSRTKVPDWRWIPTKLNVADKLTKWSKESLLQTSTVWQRGPAFLYRPESEWPSDAVVEPNVPEEFRAACLFHRTETEFQFINVSRISKWNVIVRTVALVIRFVANLRRKVQNQAILTIRALRNFNYQHKVNAVRMGLQREEFQRAEEILWQQAQWEAFADEVCILRRLRDNNGECNAKIEKRSPLYKLSPILDDKDVIRVDGRTAQAEFLPFEMRFPIILPRGHLITSRVIEHYHRQLGHGHREAVVNELMQRFCIPKIRVEVVKVMRNCVWCKVYKCHPAVPKMAPLPVQRVTPFLRPFTYTGVDYFGPITVTVGRRSEKRWVALFTCFTTRAVHLEVVKSLSTTSCLMAIRRFVCRRGSPLEFFSDNGTNFVGASKELEKIEEECSENFTNARTRWNFNPPAAPHMGGVWERLVRSVKEAVYELQDGRSLSDEVLETVLAEAEGIINSRPLTFVSKENTDPEALTPNHFLLGYPSCERDGRLPQGNEAAALRNQYERSQVLADKLWKRWVKEYLPTINLRAKWREEQGLVHVGDLVYMADEANRRSWIRGIVEEIFKGADGRVRQVVVRAGGKLYRRAVAKIAVPEIGDGTSVYV from the coding sequence ATGAGTAAAGGATCGAATTCGCGCCTTTCCGACCCGAATGAGACGGCCTACAATTGCGGGAAATGCCACCGGCCGGACGAAGATGAGAGCCAGATGGTATTCTGCGACAACTGCCAGGTGTGGTTCCATTTCGGCTGCCAAGGAGTGACGTCAGCAGTACAGGAAGACAACGATTGGGTTTGTAACGACTGCGTTGGTGACTCAAACGGAGCGACTGCCATCGGGGCCGAGGAGAATGAGTTGCTGGAAGCAGAAAGGGAGATAGCTCGCGAGCGAGAGCGTCTTGCTGCTTTGATAGAGAGGAAGAAAAGGGTGGCAAGTATGAAACTAGAgttaaagaaagaaaagaggGAAGCGATGTGGCAGTTAGAGAAGCAGGAATTAGAAGCAAAGGCTGTAGCTGAGGAAGAattcaataagaaaaagaaaacagaacagtcAAAGATTCAGCGCAGAATAGATAAGGCTTTAGCGGAGCGTGTTCAGTTAGAGAAGGAACAAAGTACGATACGATTCTGTAGGAAGACATCAACTCCGACAGTAGGCTTAGGTAATGCCCAAGAAAATGTAAGGTCATCGAAAGTCAACGCGGATGCAACTCGCGCGGGAAATGTTCATACTAGCGAATCGGCGTCGAATAGTGAAAGTgatagtggtgatgatgccagTGCTAACGGTGACGAAGTGGAAGTGGTTCCAACCAAAGCCCAGCTGTCTGCGCGTCAGTTTTTGGCTCGACGGTTGCCGACGTTCACCGGGAAAGCGGAAGAGTGGTCGATCTTCATCACAAGCTATGAGGCGTCGACGAAAGCGTGTGGTTTCTCCAACCTAGAAAACCTAGTACGGCTGCAGGAGTGCTTGAAGGGAGCTGCACTGGAAGCGGTAGGATCGCGACTTCTATTGCCGCAGTTTGTTCCCAAGGTGATTCAGGAGCTGAGAGAACAGTTTGGCCAACCTGAACAAATTTTGGAGACGTTGTTGGTGAAGGTGAGATCCGCGGACGCACCGAAGACGGAGAAGCCGGCGTCGTACATTACGTTCGGTCGATTGGTCCAGCAACTCTGCGACCACATGGAAGCAACACGCCTGGAAGAACATCTGATCAACCCGTTACTGATAAGTGAGTTGGCGAAGAAGCTTCCACCGAGTACAAAGATGGATTGGATTCGATACAAGCGCGGGCAGTTAGGCGACGGGAAGAGAGTTACATTACGTACCATGGCAGATTTTCTTGCGGAGATAGTCTCTGTAGCTACGGAGGCGATAAATCTGGTGGACGGGCAACCCAGTAGTAGTCGTGTGTGCAATCCGGAGCGGAATCGAGAGCGAAGCAAGGTGAAGCAACAAGGAGCGTTTGTGAACGTTCATAATGAAGACGAACGGACCGTTCGAGATACCGAGCCCCAGAAGCGAATTCCATGTGTGAAATGTGGCGAGACAAATCACAGGTTGCGTAATTGCGAGGATTTTTTGAAGCTTGATCCAGCACAGCGGTTGAAGGCGGTAGAGAGATGGCAGCTTTGCAAAAGCTGTCTAAATGCACACGGAGACTCCAAGTGTAAAATGAATATTCGCTGTAAGGTGGCGAATTGCAACGCAACGCATAACACCTTGTTGCATCAACTATACGCACATTCGTCATGTAACATGCACAGTAGCATAGTACAGACGTCGGTGATCTTTCGTGTTGTCCCAGTGATGGTGTATAATGGTTCCAAGGCGGTGAAGATATTGGCGTTCTTGGATGAAGGCTCATCGTATACGTTGATCGAAGATTCGGTCGCGGAAGAGCTTGGTTGCGATGGAATCGTGCAACCATTGCGCGTGTCATGGACTTCCGGAATGACAAGACTAGAGCGGGAGTCGAAGATAATTGATTTGGCGTTATCGAGCTTGGATTCAACCCAGAAAACCGTAGTGAGGAGTGCGCACACTGTTAGAGAGCTGGGATTACCGAAGCAGACGATGCGGTTTGCTGAATTTGCAATGCAGTACCAGCACCTTCGTGGCCTGAAGGTGGCAGATTACCCTATGGAGACGCCACGTATTCTAATTGGGTTAAAGCATCTGCACCTGTTTGCACCTTTAGAGTCACGGGTTGGTAATCCAGGGGAACCAATTGCGGTTAGGTCGGCGCTAGGATGGACGGTGTATGGCCCACAAGAGAAGTCGCAGCAGAATTCCACATTCGTTGGGCACCACACATGTGCTAGTGTGTCAAATGAAGAACTTTATCGGATTTTGAAGTCGCATTACGTGGTGGAAGATTCGGCAGTCATGGTGGACGTAATACCTGAGTCAGACGACGATCGTAGAGCCAGGGAGATACTTGAAGGAACAACAGTGCGCATCGGTCAACGCTTTCAGTCCGGCTTACTGTGGAGGGATGCAGATATCAAATTTCCAGATAGTTACGGAATGGCAGAGAAGAGGATGAAGAGTCTGGAGAAGCGGTTAGCAAGAAACCCGATGCTGCAGCAGAATGTACAGAGGCAAATGGAGGAGTACATAGAGAAGGGATATTGCCACAAAGCGACAAAGGAGGAGCTACAAACCACAGAGAGACATAAGGCGTGGTATCTACCGTTAAACATCGTACTGAATCCAAAAAAGCCAGGAAAAGTGCGTTTAGTCTGGGATGCAGCGGCCGCTGTGCAAGGCGTTTCTTTGAATTCCGCATTGCTGAAGGGTCCGGATCTGCTGGTTTCCCTGCCGTCAGTGATAAGCCAGTTCCGTGAGCGAAGGATAGGGTTCGGTGGCGACATTCGCGAGATGTTCCACCAAGTGAGAATACGTCCTGAGGATCGTCAAGCGCAGCGGTTTCTATTTGGAGGAGAAGTGTACGTGATGGACTGTGCCATTTTTGGAGCATCATGCTCACCAAGTCAAGCATTGTACGTTATGCAAAAGAACGCGAAGGAGTTCACCAAGGAGTATCCAAGAGCAGTAGAAGCAGTAGTGAAGAAGCATTACGTCGACGACTATTTCGACAGCGCAGATACCGTAGAGGAAGCAGTCAAGCAAGCTGAAGACGTTAGAGATATCCACTCCCGTGGAGGATTCCAAATTAGAAACTGGGTTTCAAATGCAGAAGAAGTACTGGTGAAGTTGGGAGAACGTCAAACAAGTCAGGAGATTCACTTTCACCGCGATAAAGAGACGGAGTTTGAGCGAGTACTGGGACTTGTGTGGAATACCAGACAAGATGTGTTCACGTTCTCAACGCAAATCAGAGAAGACCTGCAGCCATTCTTGATCGGTGGCCATCGGCCGACAAAACGGATCGTGTTAAGTTGTGTGATGAGCTTTTTTGATCCCCTTGGATTACTAGCCTTATTCACAATCCATGGACGTATTATAGTTCAGGATCTTTGGAGAAGCGGCTGCAATTGGGATGACACGATCGACGAAGAGGCGATGGCAAGGTGGATTCGATGGACGGCGTGTCTGAACGATGTGGCAGCAGTTCGTATTCCTCGATATTACTTCGGAAATGGTGCTTTGCTGGATTACGACTCACTTCAACTTCACATTTTTGTGGATGCGAGTGAGAACGCGTACGGGGCTGTTGGTTATTTCCGAATATCGGCAGCTGGGGTTCCTCGTTGCTCGCTAGTTCAAGCCCGCTCCAAGGTTGCTCCAATTAAGCCGCATTCTATCCCACGTATGGAACTGATGGCTGCGGTGTTAGGAGCTCGGCTTAAGGATACAATACTGACAAGTCACAATCTACAGGTAAAAAGACTATTCTTCTGGACTGACTCACGAACTGTACGGTCGTGGATAACGTCTGATGCACGAAAGTATCGTCAGTTCGTCGCATTCCGTATTGGTGATATCGTCTCGCGAACAAAGGTCCCTGATTGGAGGTGGATACCGACGAAACTTAACGTCGCCGATAAGCTGACGAAGTGGTCAAAAGAATCGCTCCTACAGACGAGTACCGTATGGCAAAGAGGACCAGCATTCTTGTATCGCCCCGAGAGCGAGTGGCCCAGTGACGCAGTAGTAGAACCGAACGTCCCAGAAGAGTTTCGAGCCGCTTGCTTGTTCCATAGAACGGAAACGGAATTCCAATTCATAAATGTGTCCAGGATCTCAAAGTGGAATGTGATAGTACGAACTGTAGCGTTAGTCATACGGTTTGTGGCTAACCTACGCAGAAAAGTGCAGAATCAGGCAATACTAACGATTCGAGCTCTGCGGAACTTTAATTACCAACATAAGGTGAATGCGGTACGAATGGGCCTGCAGAGAGAAGAGTTCCAGCGCGCGGAGGAGATATTGTGGCAACAAGCGCAATGGGAAGCATTCGCAGACGAAGTATGTATTTTGCGCCGTTTGCGGGATAACAACGGTGAGTGCAACGCGAAGATCGAGAAGCGAAGTCCTCTTTATAAGCTTTCACCAATCCTGGACGATAAGGACGTAATTCGTGTAGATGGTCGAACAGCTCAAGCCGAGTTTCTTCCATTTGAAATGCGGTTTCCCATAATTCTGCCTAGGGGACACTTGATAACATCACGAGTGATCGAGCATTATCATCGGCAGTTGGGGCATGGACATCGAGAAGCCGTGGTAAATGAGCTGATGCAGAGATTCTGTATTCCAAAGATTAGAGTTGAGGTGGTGAAGGTAATGCGAAACTGCGTATGGTGTAAGGTGTACAAATGCCATCCGGCCGTGCCAAAGATGGCACCACTACCAGTGCAAAGGGTGACACCGTTCCTGCGACCCTTCACATACACGGGTGTTGACTATTTCGGTCCGATTACAGTCACAGTCGGTCGGCGCAGCGAAAAGCGGTGGGTGGCTTTGTTCACTTGTTTCACGACCAGGGCAGTTCATTTAGAGGTTGTTAAAAGTCTTTCTACGACATCCTGTCTAATGGCAATTCGAAGGTTTGTGTGTCGACGAGGGAGTCCGCTAGAGTTTTTCTCGGACAATGGCACTAACTTCGTTGGAGCGAGTAAGGAGTTGGAGAAGATTGAGGAAGAGTGCAGTGAAAATTTCACGAACGCGAGAACGAGGTGGAATTTCAACCCTCCCGCAGCCCCACACATGGGGGGAGTGTGGGAAAGATTGGTCCGGTCGGTGAAGGAAGCTGTGTACGAGTTACAAGACGGTCGTTCACTGTCGGATGAGGTTCTGGAGACTGTGTTGGCTGAAGCAGAAGGAATTATTAATTCAAGACCTTTGACATTCGTGTCGAAGGAAAACACGGACCCAGAAGCATTAACTCCGAACCATTTTTTGCTTGGGTATCCATCGTGCGAAAGAGACGGAAGGCTACCCCAAGGGAATGAAGCTGCAGCGTTGCGAAATCAATACGAGAGATCTCAAGTGCTTGCTGATAAGCTGTGGAAACGCTGGGTGAAGGAGTATTTGCCAACGATAAACTTAAGAGCAAAGTGGAGAGAAGAGCAAGGTTTAGTACACGTAGGTGATCTGGTGTATATGGCAGATGAGGCGAACAGAAGAAGCTGGATCCGGGGAATAgtggaagaaattttcaaaggagctGATGGTAGAGTCCGTCAAGTGGTAGTTCGAGCCGGCGGAAAGTTGTATAGGCGAGCCGTGGCAAAAATTGCAGTGCCTGAGATAGGAGACGGAACATCTGTCTACGTTTAA